Proteins encoded by one window of Thermoanaerobaculia bacterium:
- a CDS encoding DUF503 domain-containing protein, which yields MVLAYAVYDLNLPGCRGLKEKRMVLRSLKSRIRNKFEVSVAETAHQDRHQRAELAVAVVGPDQVPLDQVLQEILSFVESNFDGPILDYRNEFIHV from the coding sequence TTGGTCCTCGCGTACGCCGTCTACGACCTGAACCTCCCGGGCTGCCGGGGGCTCAAGGAAAAGCGGATGGTGCTCCGGAGCCTGAAGAGCCGGATCCGGAACAAGTTCGAGGTATCCGTCGCCGAGACCGCCCACCAGGACCGGCACCAGCGGGCCGAGCTCGCGGTCGCGGTCGTCGGCCCCGACCAGGTCCCGCTCGACCAGGTTCTCCAGGAGATCCTCTCGTTCGTCGAGAGCAACTTCGACGGCCCGATCCTCGACTACCGCAACGAGTTCATCCATGTGTGA
- the rbfA gene encoding 30S ribosome-binding factor RbfA, with protein sequence MPVKRPERVGELIRAEIASMVLTDLHDPAIGFVTITQVKMSHDLRTARVYFSCLGGPEEFDKVREGFDRAAGYLRREVGRRCKLRYAPELHFFPDRSAETGARIEKILRENLPAPEPAEGTSSEEAPDAGENPKP encoded by the coding sequence ATGCCGGTCAAGCGCCCCGAGCGCGTCGGCGAGCTCATCCGCGCGGAGATCGCCTCGATGGTGCTGACCGATCTCCACGACCCGGCGATCGGTTTCGTCACGATCACGCAGGTCAAGATGTCCCATGACCTGCGCACCGCGCGGGTCTATTTCTCCTGCCTCGGCGGGCCGGAGGAGTTCGACAAGGTGCGGGAAGGATTCGACCGCGCGGCCGGGTATCTCCGGCGCGAGGTCGGCCGCCGGTGCAAGCTGCGCTACGCGCCCGAGCTCCACTTCTTCCCCGACCGCTCCGCCGAGACGGGGGCGCGCATCGAGAAAATCCTGAGGGAGAACCTGCCCGCTCCCGAGCCGGCAGAAGGGACGTCGTCGGAAGAAGCCCCGGACGCCGGCGAGAACCCGAAGCCGTGA
- the truB gene encoding tRNA pseudouridine(55) synthase TruB: protein MTDLLFSHGALLLIDKPKGLTSHDVVEHARRATGVKKIGHTGTLDPMATGLLVLCCGRAARLQGFLTGLPKTYEGTITLGRATATYDAEGETISEHAGAISISPEELERAAVKFRGEFQQSPPPYSAKKVGGRKFYEMARQGEEVPKAPKSVTVSRFELRPRTDREIDFTLSCSSGTYIRSIAHELGEALGVGAHLSALRRTRVGDFDLADAIPLSTFEAAEEDVRVAPPHAIPLAMIPFSFPQMTVASLEAWKIRQGQAIPARLEGAEGDWVSLLSPDGQMLALGQMTPIGTGKIAMIKPRIVLAEESRF from the coding sequence GTGACTGACCTCCTCTTCTCCCACGGCGCGCTCCTCCTCATCGACAAGCCGAAGGGGCTCACCTCCCACGACGTGGTCGAGCACGCCCGCCGCGCGACGGGAGTCAAGAAGATCGGCCATACGGGAACGCTCGATCCGATGGCGACCGGTCTCCTCGTCCTCTGCTGCGGCCGCGCGGCGCGGCTCCAGGGGTTCCTGACGGGACTCCCGAAGACGTACGAGGGGACGATCACGCTCGGCCGGGCGACCGCGACCTACGACGCGGAGGGCGAGACGATCTCGGAGCACGCGGGAGCGATCTCCATCTCCCCCGAGGAGCTCGAGCGCGCCGCCGTGAAGTTCCGGGGCGAATTCCAGCAGTCCCCCCCGCCCTATTCGGCCAAGAAAGTCGGCGGCCGGAAGTTCTACGAGATGGCCCGGCAGGGCGAGGAGGTCCCGAAGGCCCCGAAATCGGTCACGGTCTCGCGCTTCGAGCTGCGGCCTCGGACGGACCGGGAAATCGACTTCACCCTTTCCTGCTCCTCGGGGACCTACATCCGGTCGATCGCGCACGAGCTCGGAGAGGCCCTCGGAGTCGGCGCCCATCTCTCGGCGCTCCGGCGGACCCGGGTGGGAGATTTCGATCTCGCCGACGCGATCCCGCTTTCGACCTTCGAGGCCGCCGAGGAGGACGTGCGCGTGGCCCCGCCCCATGCGATCCCGCTCGCGATGATTCCTTTCTCGTTCCCGCAGATGACGGTCGCCTCGCTGGAGGCCTGGAAGATCCGGCAGGGACAGGCCATTCCGGCGCGCCTGGAGGGTGCGGAAGGGGACTGGGTCTCCCTCCTCTCCCCGGACGGCCAGATGCTCGCCCTGGGGCAGATGACGCCGATCGGGACCGGGAAAATCGCCATGATCAAGCCCCGGATCGTGCTGGCGGAGGAATCCCGTTTCTGA
- the rpsO gene encoding 30S ribosomal protein S15: MSATAYRDTKPEIIHDYQTHDGDTGSPEVQVALLSKRISYLTDHFKSHAKDHHSRRGLLMLVGRRRRLLEYLKKKDGERYHRLIERLGLRK; this comes from the coding sequence TTGAGCGCCACGGCGTATCGGGACACGAAGCCCGAAATCATCCACGACTACCAGACTCACGACGGAGATACCGGCTCGCCGGAGGTCCAGGTCGCGCTGCTTTCCAAGCGCATCTCCTATCTGACCGACCACTTCAAGTCGCACGCGAAGGACCACCACTCGCGGCGCGGATTGCTGATGCTGGTCGGGCGGAGACGGCGTCTCCTGGAGTACCTCAAGAAGAAGGACGGCGAGCGCTATCACCGCCTGATCGAGCGTCTGGGTCTCCGCAAGTAA